A window of the Chitinophagaceae bacterium genome harbors these coding sequences:
- a CDS encoding dipeptide epimerase, translated as MKITDIKIEIKNLSLTKPYTIAYKTIDSVENVIVTIIAENQLYGIGASNTSKDVVKEDTQDAFHTLSTADLSFLIGRNIACFYDILKEIHTKFSASVGARAALDIAMYDLFTKYIQVPLVDFLGIHHTSLPTSVTIGIMSLEETIREADNFIKQGFAILKLKLGSNDIFYDIERTQALRRHIKSNVLLRVDANQGWSLADYSVFCNACITHKLDVEFIEQPFLAKKIFENSFDAKYDAFRNVAFDEDIITAEDAYKISSRFGTCIYNIKLMKSGGISPALQIAQIGKTANAPLMWGCNDESIISIAAALHTAFSCPHTKYIDLDGSFDLEKDVVSGGFHLKKGVMSLTNRNGLGVNEL; from the coding sequence ATGAAAATAACAGATATAAAAATAGAAATTAAAAACCTTTCGCTCACAAAACCCTATACCATAGCATATAAAACCATTGATTCCGTGGAGAACGTAATAGTAACGATTATTGCAGAAAATCAATTATATGGAATAGGGGCTTCTAACACAAGTAAAGACGTAGTAAAAGAAGATACCCAAGATGCCTTTCACACACTTTCTACAGCTGACTTATCTTTTCTCATCGGAAGAAATATTGCTTGTTTTTACGATATTTTAAAAGAGATTCATACCAAATTTTCTGCAAGTGTAGGAGCGAGGGCAGCATTAGATATTGCAATGTATGACCTTTTTACAAAATATATTCAAGTACCATTAGTAGATTTTTTGGGGATACACCATACTTCTTTGCCTACCTCTGTAACAATTGGGATTATGAGCTTAGAAGAGACGATACGAGAAGCGGATAATTTTATAAAACAAGGATTTGCCATTCTTAAATTAAAATTAGGATCCAACGATATATTCTACGACATAGAGAGAACTCAAGCATTGCGGAGACATATAAAAAGTAATGTGCTTCTAAGAGTAGATGCTAATCAGGGTTGGAGTTTAGCCGACTATTCTGTTTTTTGTAACGCCTGTATTACTCATAAGTTAGATGTAGAATTTATTGAACAGCCATTCTTAGCAAAAAAAATATTTGAGAATTCTTTTGATGCGAAGTATGATGCTTTTAGAAATGTAGCATTTGACGAAGATATAATAACTGCCGAAGATGCATATAAAATAAGTAGTAGATTTGGCACTTGCATTTATAACATAAAACTTATGAAAAGCGGAGGAATATCTCCCGCTTTACAAATAGCCCAAATAGGAAAAACTGCAAATGCTCCATTAATGTGGGGATGTAATGATGAAAGTATTATTAGTATAGCGGCGGCATTACATACTGCCTTTTCTTGCCCCCATACAAAGTATATAGATTTAGACGGTAGTTTTGATTTGGAAAAAGATGTGGTATCGGGAGGGTTTCATCTCAAAAAAGGCGTCATGTCTCTCACCAATAGAAATGGATTAGGGGTAAATGAATTATGA
- a CDS encoding ATP-dependent DNA helicase RecQ, whose translation MGEQTNFNLNQALRDVFGYHSFRDVQENIIKSILNKQNTFVIMPTGSGKSLCYQLPAIALDEMAIVISPLLSIMKDQIHQLQILGIYANTLNSTLLKKDLVKVKDDILNGSIKLLYISPESLVKEEYRDLLKKKKISFAAIDEAHCVSEWGHDFRPEYAHLKEILRAIGDFPIMALTATATIKVQKDIQENLGMTDANVFKLSFNRKNLYYEIRSKNNSKKQIIKFIKNNPGKSGIIYCQSRKKVEDLTLFLTINGIKAAPYHAGLDIYTRTKNQDAFLYDEVDVIVATIAFGMGVHKSNIRFIIHYDIPKSLENYYQETGRAGRDGLNAVCLLFYSKKDVLKMDRLNKTRLGPEYESYKQHLEEVSWYAETSICRRYQLLHYFGEILTDECNNCDNCLNPQEKFDGMNILKNLLLTVQAIHIPIKIVDIIDILKGFNTRLIDKHGFSGLSSFHTCCDIEEELIKTTIKHAILLDFLEMDRKDGSNFLFIITEKGESFLKQPYNIHFSKDHNLYFDAEGENEEYEESGEKRNKSHYYTPIHISNLTTKNNDLFTILKNIRKNLAKEKNLAAYIIFEDISLEEMSTTFPTTISEMSRITGVGRAKAEKYGYLFIDVIKEYTIKNNITVEPDIVIKTTGTKSANKIQIIHQIDRHVDLEDIAHTLQISFVNLIEEMEHISHAGTKLNIKYYLDTTMDDDKFEEIYDYFLTNETADIDTALDALGEYITENEIRLVKIHFLSEYGK comes from the coding sequence ATGGGGGAACAAACAAACTTTAATCTCAATCAAGCGTTACGAGATGTTTTTGGTTATCATTCTTTTAGAGATGTTCAAGAAAATATCATAAAAAGTATACTCAATAAACAAAATACATTTGTCATAATGCCTACGGGTTCGGGAAAATCATTATGCTATCAATTACCTGCAATAGCATTGGATGAGATGGCAATAGTAATATCTCCTCTTCTTTCTATAATGAAAGATCAGATACACCAACTTCAAATATTGGGTATATATGCAAATACATTAAATTCCACTTTATTAAAAAAAGACCTCGTAAAAGTAAAAGATGATATACTCAACGGATCCATAAAATTATTATATATAAGTCCCGAATCTTTAGTAAAAGAAGAGTATAGAGATCTTTTAAAAAAGAAGAAAATATCTTTTGCAGCCATAGATGAAGCTCACTGCGTATCTGAATGGGGTCATGATTTTAGACCTGAATACGCACACTTGAAAGAAATCTTACGAGCAATTGGTGATTTTCCTATTATGGCTCTCACAGCTACTGCTACCATAAAAGTACAGAAAGATATACAAGAGAACCTTGGTATGACGGATGCGAATGTCTTTAAACTTTCTTTTAATCGTAAAAATCTTTACTACGAAATAAGATCTAAAAACAATTCAAAAAAACAGATTATAAAATTTATTAAAAATAATCCTGGTAAATCAGGGATCATATACTGCCAAAGTAGGAAAAAGGTAGAAGACCTTACTCTATTTCTTACAATAAATGGGATTAAAGCTGCCCCATACCATGCGGGTTTAGATATTTATACACGCACAAAAAATCAAGATGCTTTTTTATACGATGAAGTAGATGTTATTGTAGCAACCATTGCTTTTGGAATGGGAGTTCATAAATCAAATATACGTTTTATTATTCATTATGATATTCCTAAATCTTTAGAAAATTATTACCAAGAAACAGGGAGAGCAGGAAGAGATGGGTTGAATGCTGTGTGCCTCCTTTTTTATAGTAAAAAAGATGTTTTAAAAATGGATCGCCTCAACAAAACAAGATTAGGACCAGAATACGAAAGTTATAAACAACATTTAGAAGAAGTATCATGGTATGCGGAAACTTCTATTTGTAGAAGATATCAATTACTTCATTACTTTGGGGAAATCCTTACTGATGAATGTAATAATTGTGATAATTGCCTCAATCCTCAAGAAAAATTTGACGGAATGAATATTCTAAAGAATCTTTTACTGACGGTGCAAGCGATCCATATACCTATTAAAATAGTTGATATTATAGACATTTTAAAAGGATTTAATACAAGATTAATAGATAAACATGGTTTTTCTGGGTTGTCTTCTTTCCATACTTGTTGTGATATAGAAGAAGAACTTATAAAAACTACTATAAAACATGCTATACTATTAGATTTTTTAGAAATGGATAGGAAAGACGGAAGCAATTTTTTATTTATTATTACCGAAAAAGGAGAATCTTTTTTAAAACAACCTTACAACATACATTTTTCAAAAGACCATAACCTATACTTCGATGCCGAAGGAGAGAACGAAGAATATGAAGAATCGGGAGAAAAAAGAAATAAAAGTCATTATTATACTCCTATTCACATAAGCAACTTAACAACAAAAAATAATGACCTTTTTACGATACTAAAAAATATAAGAAAGAATTTAGCAAAAGAAAAAAACTTAGCTGCATATATAATATTTGAGGATATTTCATTAGAAGAGATGTCAACCACTTTCCCCACCACAATATCTGAAATGAGTCGTATAACAGGTGTCGGAAGAGCAAAAGCAGAAAAATACGGATATCTTTTTATTGATGTTATAAAAGAATACACCATAAAAAATAATATTACTGTAGAGCCAGATATAGTAATAAAAACTACGGGAACTAAATCTGCTAACAAAATACAAATTATTCATCAAATAGACAGGCACGTGGATTTAGAAGATATTGCTCACACATTACAAATTTCTTTTGTAAATCTCATAGAAGAAATGGAACATATCTCCCATGCGGGGACAAAATTAAATATCAAATATTATTTAGATACTACTATGGATGATGATAAATTTGAAGAAATTTATGACTATTTTTTAACAAATGAAACAGCAGATATAGATACCGCTTTAGATGCCTTAGGGGAATATATTACAGAGAACGAAATAAGATTAGTAAAGATACACTTTTTATCAGAATACGGAAAATAA
- the ricT gene encoding regulatory iron-sulfur-containing complex subunit RicT produces MGCSTCGSNKNGSTCSTTHSTGGCSGGCKTGGCNKLNVFNWLSDMEPTLENSFDTVEVRFKNGRKEFFKNKHLYNISTGEAVIVEVNVTNAYHIGYVSLTGELVRLQMQKKKIPNDEKILHIIRTATQEELETYSILQEKEISFLQRAREIVIEKQIAMKITYAEYQADGKRITFYYSAEQKVDFRELVKIFGTEFKTKIGMWQITSRQEAARIGGIGSCGRELCCSTWLTDLKNVYPSAARYQNISVNTSKIIGQCGKLKCCLNYELDTYVEAMKNIPDVKIIETNNGTAYIQKIDIFRKIMWFTLDGKTNWQAVDVERVKEIIELKKNNIKPDTLFINKIENQENKEINSDLVLLEKGFKKKKNKK; encoded by the coding sequence ATGGGATGTTCAACTTGTGGATCAAATAAAAATGGAAGTACTTGTTCTACCACTCATAGTACAGGAGGGTGTTCGGGTGGGTGTAAAACAGGTGGCTGCAACAAACTGAATGTATTCAATTGGCTTTCGGATATGGAACCCACTTTGGAAAACAGTTTTGACACAGTAGAAGTACGATTTAAAAACGGAAGAAAAGAGTTTTTTAAAAATAAACACTTATATAACATCAGCACAGGCGAAGCAGTAATAGTAGAAGTCAATGTTACCAATGCATACCATATAGGATATGTATCTCTTACCGGAGAATTAGTACGATTACAGATGCAAAAAAAAAAAATACCTAACGACGAGAAAATACTCCATATTATAAGAACTGCCACACAGGAAGAACTCGAAACATACTCCATTTTACAAGAAAAAGAAATATCGTTTCTTCAAAGAGCGAGAGAAATAGTAATAGAAAAACAAATAGCCATGAAGATCACATACGCTGAATACCAAGCAGACGGTAAAAGAATAACTTTTTATTACTCAGCAGAACAAAAAGTAGACTTTAGAGAATTAGTAAAAATATTTGGAACAGAATTTAAAACAAAAATAGGTATGTGGCAAATAACATCAAGACAAGAAGCAGCACGAATAGGAGGAATCGGTTCTTGTGGTAGAGAACTCTGCTGCTCTACGTGGTTAACAGATTTAAAAAATGTCTATCCATCAGCCGCTAGATACCAAAATATTTCTGTTAACACCTCAAAAATCATCGGACAATGTGGAAAATTAAAATGTTGCCTTAATTATGAATTAGATACATACGTAGAAGCAATGAAAAATATTCCCGATGTGAAAATCATAGAAACGAATAATGGCACTGCATATATTCAAAAAATAGATATATTCCGAAAAATAATGTGGTTTACTTTAGATGGTAAAACCAATTGGCAAGCTGTTGATGTAGAAAGAGTAAAAGAAATTATAGAACTCAAGAAGAATAACATAAAACCAGATACTCTTTTTATAAATAAAATAGAAAATCAAGAAAACAAAGAAATTAATAGCGATTTGGTACTATTAGAAAAAGGATTTAAAAAGAAAAAAAATAAAAAATAA
- a CDS encoding group 1 truncated hemoglobin: MQEETSLFEKIGGMDAVNAAVDIFYKKILADESINHFFINTDMKTQAGKQKAFLAYAFGAPTAYTGKSMRNAHAYMHLTEAHFNAVAGHLVATLKELRVPQNLIDEVVVIALSTKNDVLNK; encoded by the coding sequence ATGCAAGAAGAAACATCATTATTTGAAAAAATTGGAGGGATGGATGCTGTGAATGCTGCTGTAGATATTTTTTATAAAAAGATTCTAGCGGATGAAAGTATAAATCATTTTTTTATAAATACAGACATGAAAACTCAAGCAGGTAAGCAAAAAGCTTTTTTAGCGTATGCTTTTGGGGCACCAACGGCATACACAGGAAAAAGTATGCGCAATGCACATGCTTATATGCATCTTACGGAAGCACATTTTAATGCTGTTGCAGGGCATTTGGTTGCTACACTGAAAGAGCTACGTGTACCACAAAACCTTATTGATGAGGTGGTTGTAATTGCACTAAGCACTAAAAATGACGTGTTAAACAAATAA
- a CDS encoding TrmH family RNA methyltransferase gives MRKLTTDELNRLSIDDFQNKKKHPLIIILDNVRSMHNIGSIFRTADAFAIEEIILVGITASPPQKEIQKTALGATDSVKWQYFKTISEAILYIQAKGFRILVIEQTTKSTPLQHFSFPDAQYALCFGNEINGVSEEFINHSSNALEIPQFGTKHSFNIVISVGITLWHYYISKKIAYCEQ, from the coding sequence ATGAGAAAACTCACAACCGACGAATTGAATAGATTATCAATAGACGATTTTCAAAATAAAAAAAAACATCCTCTTATCATTATTTTAGATAATGTGAGAAGCATGCATAACATCGGTTCTATTTTTAGAACAGCAGATGCCTTTGCAATAGAAGAAATAATATTAGTAGGTATAACAGCATCTCCCCCCCAGAAAGAGATTCAAAAAACAGCATTAGGAGCAACTGACTCCGTAAAATGGCAGTATTTTAAAACTATTTCCGAAGCCATTCTGTATATTCAAGCAAAAGGATTCCGTATCTTAGTAATAGAACAAACTACAAAGTCCACTCCTCTTCAACATTTTTCATTCCCCGACGCACAATACGCTCTCTGTTTTGGTAATGAAATAAATGGGGTATCAGAAGAATTTATTAATCACTCATCCAATGCCTTAGAAATACCACAATTTGGAACAAAACACTCTTTTAATATTGTAATTAGCGTTGGAATAACTTTATGGCATTATTATATATCAAAAAAAATCGCATATTGCGAACAATAA